Proteins found in one Natrinema saccharevitans genomic segment:
- a CDS encoding winged helix-turn-helix domain-containing protein — translation MPKGKSEKTDLQRDILVTWYQNPDATNQEIADACNCSASYVSQITNRFDDYSHMEAMIDQQDREMERMFGDDIFQGMPPAGGGVGASAQAGPGLADIYSEQPDNLVGYIVRALIVLILLYITYEIAMVLVL, via the coding sequence ATGCCCAAGGGGAAGTCGGAGAAAACGGACCTCCAGCGGGATATCCTAGTAACGTGGTACCAAAATCCGGACGCAACAAACCAGGAGATCGCAGACGCATGCAACTGTTCAGCGTCGTACGTAAGCCAGATCACGAACCGGTTCGACGACTATAGCCACATGGAGGCTATGATCGATCAGCAAGATCGAGAGATGGAGCGAATGTTTGGCGATGATATCTTTCAGGGCATGCCACCGGCTGGTGGCGGAGTAGGGGCCAGTGCACAAGCCGGACCTGGATTAGCAGACATTTACAGTGAGCAACCAGACAACCTCGTGGGCTATATCGTCCGCGCTCTCATTGTCCTTATCCTCCTCTATATCACGTACGAGATTGCGATGGTACTGGTGTTGTGA
- a CDS encoding helix-hairpin-helix domain-containing protein has product MYGEPSLFELVVASIILAGTARTYLERDEEDPADEARRLYQEGLIDELEFERRIGEAVDDEFEKIRLVVEDINGVGPKTSKAIAREYTTIEDLRGTDRERLEDVYGVGEETADAVLERVR; this is encoded by the coding sequence ATGTACGGCGAGCCCTCGCTGTTCGAGCTGGTAGTCGCTTCGATCATCCTCGCGGGGACCGCCCGCACCTACCTCGAGCGTGACGAGGAGGATCCCGCCGACGAGGCCCGCCGGCTGTACCAGGAGGGGCTGATCGACGAACTCGAGTTCGAGCGCCGGATCGGTGAGGCCGTCGACGACGAGTTCGAAAAGATTCGGCTCGTCGTGGAAGATATCAACGGCGTCGGGCCGAAGACGAGCAAGGCGATCGCCCGCGAGTACACGACGATCGAGGACCTCCGCGGGACCGACCGGGAGCGACTCGAGGACGTCTACGGCGTTGGCGAGGAAACGGCCGATGCTGTCCTTGAGCGGGTTCGCTGA
- a CDS encoding tyrosine-type recombinase/integrase, whose translation MSGDTDARPRDADLTSPTVQETVDRYLEKKLEAGGSRATMKPVLEDFAAFCEDEGIDTVADLDSGDCREYGLELREDFIDGQIAGSTANTYFAYVRAFLSFCVRDELLDTNPAATERAEEFLPEDKPTGETQFWEPEQRERLLEYADERVRMARDEVIDVPLERAYRDRTIVVLLAELGLRGAELFRDSDDKERDGLRWDDVDLDRGHVVVFGKSREYETVGLTEAAHAALERLKRVQEPPTDEWPLFPTDHAPSKYDAVETATGERPETGSDIDSILREREIVPPSITKEGSRETMKDLTNEAGIEVDSEKDEPYLEPHGARRALGGELYEKGYSEVAQKALRHESIETTHKAYSDIQAEKTAKSIDEIRD comes from the coding sequence ATGAGTGGTGACACTGACGCCCGTCCTCGAGACGCTGACCTCACCTCTCCAACCGTCCAAGAGACAGTCGACCGCTACCTCGAGAAGAAACTCGAGGCCGGCGGCAGCCGCGCCACGATGAAACCCGTCCTCGAAGACTTCGCCGCGTTCTGTGAGGACGAGGGCATCGACACGGTCGCCGATCTCGACTCGGGCGACTGTCGGGAGTACGGGCTCGAGTTGCGCGAGGACTTCATCGACGGGCAGATCGCCGGCTCGACGGCGAATACGTACTTCGCCTATGTCCGGGCGTTCCTCTCGTTTTGCGTTCGCGACGAACTACTGGATACGAACCCGGCGGCCACCGAACGTGCCGAGGAGTTCCTGCCCGAAGACAAACCGACCGGCGAGACCCAGTTCTGGGAACCCGAGCAGCGGGAACGACTCCTTGAGTACGCCGACGAACGGGTCCGCATGGCCCGTGACGAGGTGATCGACGTTCCCCTCGAGCGAGCCTATCGCGACCGGACCATCGTCGTGCTGCTCGCGGAACTCGGCCTCCGTGGGGCCGAACTCTTTCGCGACAGCGACGACAAGGAACGCGACGGCCTTCGGTGGGACGACGTCGACCTCGACCGCGGCCACGTCGTTGTCTTCGGGAAGTCACGAGAGTACGAGACCGTCGGGCTCACTGAAGCCGCACACGCCGCCCTCGAGCGGCTTAAGCGAGTACAGGAGCCACCGACCGACGAGTGGCCGCTGTTCCCGACAGACCACGCGCCGAGCAAGTACGATGCCGTCGAAACGGCGACTGGCGAACGCCCCGAAACGGGCAGCGACATCGATTCGATTCTTCGCGAACGCGAGATCGTCCCGCCGTCGATCACCAAAGAAGGTAGCCGCGAGACGATGAAAGACCTCACCAACGAGGCCGGTATCGAGGTCGACAGCGAGAAGGACGAGCCGTATCTCGAGCCCCACGGCGCGCGACGGGCGCTCGGTGGTGAGTTGTACGAAAAGGGCTATTCCGAGGTCGCACAGAAGGCACTGCGGCACGAATCGATCGAAACCACGCACAAGGCCTACAGCGATATCCAGGCCGAAAAGACGGCCAAATCGATCGACGAGATCCGGGACTAG
- a CDS encoding DUF7526 family protein, giving the protein MCDRILEGTVTSLYGPDHAQRDHLRPIVRTLADGKHVAIVADDDHGPEGLLEIARSMLALRGIGRTHPPPTLVISDPPFACGDTVRVPVDETTLANLYVQAGDVTVLESTD; this is encoded by the coding sequence ATGTGTGACCGTATACTCGAGGGCACGGTTACGTCGCTCTACGGGCCCGACCACGCGCAACGGGACCACCTCCGACCGATCGTTCGGACGCTGGCCGACGGCAAGCACGTCGCGATCGTCGCCGACGACGACCACGGCCCCGAGGGCCTGCTCGAGATCGCCCGCTCGATGCTCGCGCTGCGGGGGATCGGCCGGACGCACCCGCCCCCGACGCTCGTGATTTCTGACCCGCCGTTTGCCTGCGGCGACACGGTTCGCGTGCCCGTCGATGAGACGACGCTCGCGAACCTGTACGTCCAGGCCGGCGACGTGACCGTCCTCGAATCGACCGACTGA
- a CDS encoding ribonuclease H-like domain-containing protein: protein MRYDRDDPGYETLATLDIETTHYKASKGETVSVGIGVYDRADATLQYEPFHRAGPDDEAATITDALAFVENCGADALVSYHGQDFDLEFLADRLSLLDADPVVADAALEPHIDIFADRKAVCDRTGDKWPKLEECLASYDFPEPVTEWDGQPVTNTRFGEELGPAYLAALSDGDDERAGALRDVIDHYLVTDLEANLAIYHADCGLGFESEWLGTREAF, encoded by the coding sequence ATGCGATACGACCGCGACGATCCCGGCTACGAGACGCTTGCGACGCTCGACATCGAAACGACCCACTACAAGGCCAGCAAGGGCGAAACGGTCTCGGTCGGGATCGGTGTCTACGACCGCGCCGATGCGACACTCCAGTACGAACCGTTCCATCGGGCCGGCCCGGACGACGAGGCCGCGACGATCACCGACGCGCTGGCGTTCGTCGAGAACTGCGGGGCCGACGCGTTGGTCTCCTATCACGGCCAGGACTTCGACCTCGAGTTTCTGGCCGATCGCCTGTCGCTACTGGACGCCGACCCCGTCGTCGCCGACGCCGCCCTCGAGCCTCATATCGACATCTTCGCCGACCGGAAAGCCGTCTGTGACCGCACGGGCGACAAGTGGCCCAAGCTCGAGGAGTGCCTCGCGAGTTACGACTTCCCCGAACCCGTCACCGAGTGGGACGGCCAGCCGGTGACCAACACGCGCTTTGGGGAGGAACTCGGCCCGGCGTATCTCGCGGCCCTGTCCGACGGCGACGACGAGCGCGCTGGGGCGTTGCGGGACGTGATCGACCACTACCTCGTGACTGACCTCGAAGCGAATCTGGCGATCTATCACGCCGACTGCGGGCTCGGCTTCGAGTCGGAGTGGCTCGGCACGCGAGAAGCGTTCTGA